In the genome of Arachis stenosperma cultivar V10309 chromosome 2, arast.V10309.gnm1.PFL2, whole genome shotgun sequence, the window ACATGATAATATATGAATTTGATTTGTATTTTCCCCTAAACTTTGCTATAAGTCATAATCACAACATGGGTTTTTGCCTCTCAAATTGTggtccaatttttttttaccatGGTCTTTGCTTATGAACTCCTCAACTTCAATAATCAAAAGCAACAAGAAAATGCTTAAGGAGAAGAAAATGCtagttattttaattaaaagtagTAATAATGACATTTTAAGAAATGGACAAGGGGACACTCAATGCAAGATAATGcatgttattttaattttgtgttgGTATCCTATATATATTGAATTCAATTTAATAAGCAAAAGGAAAAATGTTGTATGGTAGCAGATATTATTTCTAATAAAGGTTATAACCTCCACAAGGTACTTACACATCTTCAAATAACTTGTATCGCTTGACCTTTTCCATATATAAactcataattaattaaattattaagaTTTGATTAGATTGATTCATCATATATGTCATGTCCTGCTTAGCGGTAAATATTAATGCgctcttaaaaaataaaaaatgcacaacatttattaaaaattaacttgttattaaaaataaaaataaaacactgtaaattttaaataataaatctaaattatttatataaaatataataaataaaaaattaaaatttgtttaatttaacAAGAGTATATAAGACTTCTTATGTAGATGAGTTCTGCTTAgcttatttttttatgtattattatcCTATATTACCTCCACAGGTACATACAcatctttaaataatttatatcgCTTGACCTTATGcgtattaaattattaaaatttgactAAATATAGGTTCATGTATGTCATGTCCTGCTTGGTTTATtatcctatatatatatatatatatatatatatatataatcaactaattatttttaatagtttatttaaaattaaaatgtataTATTTTACAAATTCTTCTTATTAGATAGATGTAACATTTACATTTGCTATTAATAAATAACGAGGAAGCTAATAAGTGCGATCCAGTTAGCAAAACATAACTTCCTAAGTTTAGAATTAGaagaaattttattataatgatTCATATTTCAGTTACATGGTTATTATTTCAACCGAATAGGAAAAGTCCATTACTATATACATTGTGGtcatcatcatcaattcattattatttataacaAATTTTAGTTAGTTTGAAATCAAACTCTGTGAAAAGGTATAGAGCTGGCTCAATCAAGTGATTGTCATTGTAGTGATTCCTAAGttagaaaaaggaaaaatcTCATATCACAATTCATAATTTAAGATTAGCGAAACTTCTATTTAATTTCTATCttctattattttcattttatcaTGAATTTAAAGGGTATAAATAGAAAGTTCTATTTGTACAATTAACCAACTTGTGTAATAAAAAATGAGgaattatttaaatttcatataaCCAATTTTGAATTGATTGAGTGATCACTTCACTCATTTGTTTAAATAATTGTCGAGTATTTGAATTTCGTCTTATATATACAATAATTCATTGACAAGtaacaattttttaaatgaaatttaaatttgtgACAGACTAATTTTTGCCATGCCAAACTGTGAGAtacctaaaaaaaattttatatttcaataatgtCCTTGGTCACTACTTtccttaaaaaataaaagaatatgtTGCGGCTCAGCCCAACTGACAAACCGATCGACCCGGTCCACGGCCGATCCGATCTATGCAGTCGGGTtaagggtttaggatttagagtTAATGCACGTAACTTGTGCACATCTTTCTGATTTAAACGTCGGAATATCTTTACAGGTGGCACCTCTATTCCTCTTGAAGAGCTCCACCTCTCACGCCCCAGATCCAGAACAAAACTAAAATCTATCTTCGCACTCAAAAATCATTTCCAAACCGTACTCGACCTACCGAACAGAATATTATGGAGGCAAACCGTTAATACATACAAATACAAATTCCATATTTCCAATTATATGATATCTGCTCaagttaataaaattatatgaaaattcCTAAACATGCaccatacaaaataatttaaaagctAATCATTGACCATGTCTAAAATAgtgaaagagaaaacaaaagaataaaacTTAATAGGCATCACTATTATGGTATCTTCACCTAAATCAATACTATAGGCTCTTATTTTATTCATTAATAATAAGCCAAACTGAAATGACTACGATATGTAACCCacaaaatatgaataaaaatacatatattgCTGTATTATTAGAAATATATATACATGTTTTAGAATTTACATTTATTAATGCAGTATGCATAATGTTGTTGCATTGTTAATTAAATTCGTTTAAAATATACATGGTCCTATAATCCTTTTTTTGTTCTAATATTAATCATtataacaaaaactaacatatTTACCTACCGTTcattcttaatattttttattctcatCACATAAACACAtgttaattaaactatttttgtGGAGTATGTGCTTATCATCaaacaaaaaggaaaatattCGGTAAGGATatacatttttaattatttcttacCAATAATTGcgtataatatataaatataagagTCTATACTTGTTAAATGAACAATGGATTGGAATGTAAAtctcataaattaaatcctaaagAAAATGGTGGTAAAATGAACAAAatcaacatttttttttcatatatatatatatatatatatatatatatttatctttCTAATTCACTAATTTATTACggatctaaattttatttaaagatttgctgtcactaaaaaataaattaaagctGAATTTAAATTTTCGACACTTGTCCACGAGCGAATAGAAAAGTTGATTTtataaaacaagaaagaaaaaaaatattgggCCTAGTGGATCAAATGATAGAAACCACCTGGTTGGGCCGATGATGTAAGATGAATCGGTCACATCATGAGTCACTTGTAAACCGTGGCGGCATGCCCTTCAAAATCTTCATATTTTCATTCTCACTTTGTCATGACTTGCAAAAGACCATTTGACACTATTGCCATTCCAACTTCCCATTTTTGCACTTTGCCAAAGTCAAACCAAGCAAACCCTTAAAGccttaaacaaagaaaaaaaattcacaactTTTAATGACACCACTAAATACGTTCAAGCCATCTTAATGTGCCCCGTACTTTATTCCATTTGTTATGGAAAAcaattctcttaattttttaaattattattaaatgtaaattttattatttaatttttttatatttatattttatttaaaaatatgcgATAATAAATTACATTTGACCAGTATTTAATTAGTATAAATATTAGATTatctttaatattaatttatgtgtataaattttactaaatataaacgtaaattataaatataaaaataaattatatattataaatataaatacaaattattattccccaaatactaatttaaaataataatattaccCTTTCACTCAAGAACCAAAATTATTAAAGGGACCCCTTTGACCCCAATATTCTTGCTATTTTCAAAACAACCCCTGAAATTTCAACCCACCACTCCGACATTGCCACCCAACCAAGGACTATCCCGTCATTTCACCTCAAACCCTCCCTATTTAAGTTCCAAAACTCACCAACGCGGATCCACACTTCACTATTCTACACCACCCTTCTCCGATCCaaatcaccaccaccaccgccGGTGACCGAGTACCGAGCGAGTTTCGAACTCGGAACTCAGTCCTCCTTTCCTCCACCTCCTCTCACACACCACCATTTCCATTTCTTTCAGAAATTCCAGAActttcttcttgttcttgttcttgttcttcttcaaAGCTCCATCGACAACAACAATGGGTGGTTCCTCAGAACTAATCTTCAGAGGCCACGAATCGCAACCAATCAACGACGACTACTCCCCAAAACCAAACAAGCGATGGCTCTCATTCACGCTAAACCCCATCAACTACCTCCTCCGCGAGCAGCGCCTCCTCTTCACCCTCCTCGGAGTCTTCATCGCCACCGCCTTCTTCACTCTCCTCCCTTCCCACAACACCAACCTTAACCAATACGACACCGTTCCGATCCCATACTTCACGCAACACGACTCAGTCTTCCCAACGAACCACCAGAGCAACCGCCACGTGGCAGCAGTTCATTCCTTCGGGAAAGTGCCGCTTGGAATAAAGAGGAAAGGCCTGAGAATTGTTGTCACCGGAGGAGCTGGGTTCGTTGGGTCCCACTTAGTGGATCGGTTGATAGCGAGAGGGGACAGTGTTATCGTTGTTGATAATTTCTTCACGGGAAGGAAGGAGAACGTGATGCACCATTTTGGGAACCCTAGATTTGAGCTTATACGACACGACGTCGTTGAACCCTTGTTGCTTGAAGTTGACCAGATCTACCATCTTGCCTGCCCTGCTTCCCCTGTTCACTACAAGTTCAACCCCGTCAAGACTATCAtatcctttttctcttcttctatttccaattctttttccaattttctcttttcctttcaaaatatttcactttATTCTCACTAATTCATTCATTCACAATAAAGAAATTCAtacatattttgatttgatctatttagtggtttttattttaatttttaagtcaACGTAGCTAATTTTCTGAAAgaaacaattttattttctttctttctttttttaattctaaattatttaatttctactATTTGAGCTAGTTTAGCTGGAAATTGATATAATTGTATGGAATTTTGATgtgaatattttattattgaaaatCTGATGGTTGGCAAGATTAGGgaataattaattgttaattgaTGATTGGTTTATGATTGTTTGGAGTCCTTGACGGTGATTGTGTGTTCACAAGACGAATGTGGTGGGAACGTTGAACATGTTAGGGCTTGCAAAGAGAGTTGGAGCCAGATTCTTGCTTACAAGCACCAGTGAGGTTTATGGAGATCCTCTTCAGCACCCTCAGAAGGAGACTTACTGGGGCAACGTTAATCCCATTGgtaattttcttaatttaatttaatttaatttaatttcttatttccATACATATTATATTGTTTAAATTTCGCTAAAAAATCTGATTTGTACAAATTAATTAGCATTTATTACATATACTATATACCATATTTGGCGACGACAATACATGAGATTTCTGTCCGCATCGCAATAgcttttttcaaatttttgtcTTCAAGAgtctatatattttatatttattaaaaaaattgaaatataatatataatagtttttattttgtttattaaaatggAAAAGACTTATTTTGAATTGGGTGTGATTTGGGACAAGGAGTGATGGCTGGGTCAGGGTGGTCTTTTTACCTTCTTTATTGAGAACGAGGTCTTTTTTGGTGGGGGGTTGTTGAGTTGATGGACACGTGGAGAATTGTGAGAGGACCACGTAATAGACGGGGCCGTGGGGGGAATTTTCAGGGGGAGAACGGGAGAAGAGAAGGGTGTAGTAGCCTCTATCATGGGAACGGGGATCCCGTGATTTTCGGGTCCACAAAATTTCAATGGCTCAGATTTTCTGTTGTTCTCTTCTGATGGACGGTCACATGAGAACCTCAAGGGAAAAACAAACCTCTCCGCCGTAAAAAGAGTGAAAAAATTACAGAGCAAGAGAGTAATGGCTTCTTCAAGATTAGTGGCGTCAATAGTTAGGTAGAATTTGGTTGGATCTGTGATTTGATTTCAGTGTCTGCTGGGGGTTAGGGGGGTAGCACTTGCACAAAATTGACATGAGACATTGTCATTGATAACCTAACTTGTTTTTAAAATACaggatattttaattttagtagtATGGTTGAACTAGTTTATGTCTAAAGCTAAGATATAACTTATTTAATTAATcatggaaaaaaaaataaggatTAGCTGGTTTAAGCTGGAAAcagtatataattaaaaattatgttaCTGATCTAGTAAAATATTGGCTTCAAAGAATAATTTATTCAATTGCGCTAAGCAGATACTATTTAGACATTAGTATTTTCCGAAACTAGTATTTGGTGTATGAATAATTGgatagtattattattttttatttatgcaaTTTAATTAAATGTGTGGGATGTGGGCGTGACAGGTGTGCGAAGCTGCTACGACGAGGGAAAGCGTACGGCGGAGACGTTGACTATGGACTACCACAGAGGAGCCGGTGTGGAGGTCCTAACAACAACACTATTCAATCCTCGTTCTCATTCAACTTTTTATTTCCATTGCATTCAATTCACTTGGACTTATTCTATTtataacatttattattttaatattttccaGGTTAGAATTGCTAGGATCTTTAACACCTACGGTCCTCGAATGTGCTTAGATGATGGACGTGTAGTTAGTAACTTCGTTGCTCAGGTGGGTCCTCCTTTTTATTTCCATTGATTTTTCAAACCAAACTAATTCTTCAAGTATTGTTTAATAAAACTAGACACATggaattatatgtaataaagtGCAAACGTTATGAAAATGATGTGTAAACCAAACCGTGTTTATTAGTTAAGGATTTGATCATTTGAGAGTAATGGGTTGTTGCTCTTGGCCCTATCTGTTTACCTAATTTTAAATTGTCTGTGTGTGTCTAATGCAGGCACTAAGGAAGGAGCCAATGACTGTTTATGGAGATGGCAAGCAAACAAGGAGCTTCCAATATGTATCTGATTTGGTAAGTCAAAATAATTCAcaccactttttttttttttcttaatctaCATCCTATGGTTGCTTCTACTTTGCTTCTAATGAAATCAAGTAACTATAGcattttagaaataaattatGATCAAACGTACTTTTGTAACCAGCATTGGGTTGGTCTTAGTCTTATGTAAACTCATTCCCTCACTGATTTTCGAATTTAGGTCTTAATAAttagaatgaaaagaaaacttTCATCTTTGAGTCAGATATATAAATTcatttagtttttatgatagaGACATAAACTATTTTTGTTTGGAAGACAAATTCAGACGAAATATATGTTACTTGTATTGGAAGGTTTGTATTGAGAATAGATATTTgcatatttatatatagaaaaaatgaTACTTGTTTTGGGTGGTTGGGTTGAGAATACATAAAtatctatatattatatatccCTATGGTACTTGTTTATGAGAAGGTTGGATCTGGGGATTCCATGTTACTTCTTTCTTCTAGTGAACGGTTTTAAATGAGGTTTGACCCCATGTGATTCCTGCAAAATTATCAGAAATAACTCCTTACTTTCTGCAAAAGGGTCTTTTCTGATTTCTCCCTCATAAGAGTAAGAGTAAATGAATAATAAAGGATGCTGCTTTGCATGTGTGTGCTGGTGTTTTTTAATGACCCAAATGCGATGCTCGTACTCGTGTCACTCAAGAAGCATTGCCATGTGACTCCTAACGAGCGTTGAGGCCCCCCCAACTGGACCAGCCTCTTCTTGTAATGGCAGTTTCCACATTACtattttcataaaataaatttctctgatttatttataataaaaataatcatcctCGTGAATTGTAAATTAAAGTGCCAACTTCGTGTGTTAAGGTGAATGCATAAAGTAAGCACCATAATATGGTGAATGCATGTATTGTATGACCAACATGTATATTATAGTATTCTCTTATCcaaatcattttttatttaaaattttgttcaACTATATGGATTGTTTGATTAGTTTAATTTAAAgatgttttagtatgttttcccCTCTACTAATTGCTCAACCAATGCACTAACTATTTAtatagtttcaaaattaaaataatatatatttgatacaaatacAGTGATCTGAatgtatttaaaaaatgatAGTAAGGGAGGTACTAAATAATTAGATATCACCAATGAGGGTGATTATTATATTTGGATACTGTCCTAGATCAGTGAGTGAGATTGCTAATGTACCATCCGAATCTAAGATAAGATGCTGCTGTTTTGATGTATTAATGTGATGTTGGTGGTAACAGGTGGAGGGTCTAATGCGTCTTATGGAAGGAGAACATGTGGGACCTTTCAACCTTGGGAACCCTGGTGAATTCACCATGCTTGAACTTGCCAaggtaaaaaattttttggcTCTTCTTTTCTTGCGCAATTATAAGTCATCTTAAGAATAGATATTTCTAAACTAGCCATAAGAAATTGGAGCTTGTGAAAATTCTTTTGCTTATGATATTATCTTTTGGTGAATAACTTTAGtactttgatttttcttttcttcagtCGGTGGAATCATTAGGTTCAGTCTCATTCACCATTAattgaatgcatgaatatgtgacATAATTAACCTCTATTGTTGTGATTGTGATATATGTAGGTGGTCCAAGAAACAATAGACCCAGATGCAAGCATAGAATACAGGCCCAACACAGAGGATGATCCCCACAAGAGAAAGCCTGACATTTCCAGAGCTAAGGAGCTTCTTGGCTGGGAGCCCAAGGTCGACCTCCGGAAGGGACTCCCTCTCATGGTTTCCGACTTCCGGCAGCGCATTTTCGGCGACCACAAGGAAGGTTCAACTGTGGCCTAATTTTATTACTGCTTTGGGTTGGTTTGGAACCATCTCATATGTTACCCCATGGTTTTTGAAAagggaaaaggaaaaaaaaaaaagatatagtAATTAAAGGATTAAAGACACTTAGTGTGTTTTTTTCCGCCATATCCCTTCTTCAATGTCCATTAGTCATAGCAGCAAAGTGAGCTCAACTTGAGTGTCCTCTCTTGTCAATTTATTATAATGTCAATCTTTTATAGTTTATATGTTTGGGGGGTTACCCCTCTCTTTCCAGATTAGTAGCCAGATATGATTACATTTCTTAAGTTTCAGCTGTCTTATATTCTTTTACTACATAAATTTTTAAGCTTTTTTTTATGGGATGTAATTGCTATGTGCACGAGGTTTTGAATCTACAATAAGTTGACCTAAACACAGTTTCGGCGTATTGGTAGTTAAATCCCTGAGAGAAAAGTGATCCAAATACTGGGAATCAAATGTACTATGACAAATCAAGATAAATTTGGACCATTATAGTTTTACATTTCgtaatttcaattaaaattatcttGGTACTTTTAAATCGTTACCGTGTTAGAAGTATGCTTGCTTAGATAGTTTCTTGCACTATTATTAATTGCTACGAGAATGTATCAACAAAGTTAATATCAAGCTTTtctaattttatcattttactAATGTTTTTTTAACTTCTTGTTTTTACCCCAAATTTACCAATTGTTTTCTTTTGGGGTCAGACAAACTAACTGATTTTCTTTGGACAGTAAACTAACTGGTTTTGAGCCACAAATGTTGTGTTTTGGTTTTGGAATCAATTTGGACCCATTGTGTTTTGGTGCAATATTTGGACTCACGTTTTGTTTATGCTCTGAagggaaaataaaaacaatttcCAAATATTTGTAGGTAAATGGACATGATACAAACcttttccaaaaattaaaagaaaatcttTTTCTTGGAAGTaacatttttcaaaacaatGTTACCTGAATTGCATTACAGATActccattttttttattattatacttaACTTACTCACTCTTTAGTCTTTACCATTAAGTTATCCACGGTAAGAATCAAATCAATTAAGATTTTACATCTCatctaataataaaaatgaatatGTCCATTTAACATACAATAAATTGTAATTACAAACAAAATACTTTTTCTCTTACATTGATGAGTGACGTAAATAGCGACGTCCTTTGACCTCGGCAACAAAGTTATTTTTGTTATTCGGTTGTTCTAAAAAAGCCTCAAACCCTGCTTTGTTAGCATGGTTGTCAAGCCAGCTTATGATGTCTTTGAACACAATGTCGATGTTTTCATCAGGCTCCCCTGATGTTAAGCCATGCCACATTCCAGGGTACAATTTCATGGTCTTGTCTATGCTACTTGCTTTTTCATACAATGTCTTGCTTACTTCTGGATCTGTTACTGTATCTGCATCTCCATGCAATACTAAGAATGGCAATGTTACCTGTTCAAAATTCGGGTAGCTTTTGTTTCAATTATTTCTTTTCTACATCAAACAATTGAACATGGATAATACACATATAGTTGCCAAACATTCTATAAGCTTACACTTCATTTAGTATTCGATTGGATGTAGATGcaatttaaatataattcatATATAATTATTGGTATGTCTTCTATCagcttaaatttttttaaaaagtgatTCCTTGATATAatatctgaatttttataatcTAAATATATAGAGTTCGATCCTTATTATCCAAAAAAAGagtataaaacaaataaaaaaaacctaTTTAAATATCACGCAAAATCCACAAAAAAAGTTTTTATGTAAGGAGACGtgttaaatatataattatttatacttGTTCGCAAACAATTATCTCGCATAGTTTAAAAAAAAGTGGAAACTCAAGTGCAGTCAACTTCAGATGAAGTTGATATTGATActtgagagccgttagatgatttgattgatttgactaaatttttatttaacggctctcaaatatcaacttcacgtgaaatcgACTTCATCCGAGTTTTTaccttaaaaaataattaaaaaatgtcAAATTTGGAAAACGTACTTTAAAAATAAGCTTATTCTAAAAAAGCGTAGTGTAATAATAGTAACTTCAGTAAGTAACCAAATTAGTATGCATTTTTTATGCACtcaaaattagtaaaaaaaaaaaagttgaaaaatatgAGATCAAGTTATCCAGCTAGAGAATCAAAAAAGGTTTCACTACATGATGATGCCAAATTAGTATCCATAATAATAACATTAAACGTGCTAATTAATCACCTGCTCTAACGAGGCTTCAACATATAAGCTTGTTCTCAGCATCTCTAATCCCGTTTTCAACCTGGGCTTGTCTTGGTATATCAACGTGTTTTTCCTTATCTGCATTCATATcatcataaaattaaaaaaaaaaaaatttgacacaATAATTAACTATTGAAATTTTccattaaaatattaaatttatgaaGAAGTCTCACAAGTTCTCTTTTTGTAGTGTCTTTGAATGCTGAATTGATGACATCCTTTGAGGGAACTATTTTGCACTTTGGTATAATATTTTCCACACTAGTTAACAAGCTTACCACCATTGGATTTGGCTTTACCTTCTCTGATATCTGCCACATAAACATATTTAAATATTTGCATAATAATACTTTAATTTCTTCATCAATCATATTAAgtatatacaaaaattaattattatataaaattataaatttagtgttcataaaaaaatttgattatgCGATTAAATCCTATACTTTAACAAAATTGTAATTAGGTTCCTAtacttttattttcaattaaatccttacattaattttataattaggtcattcctagtataaaaaatattagagttaTTAACCGAATATTTTTCCACAAATTGaacatatttataattaaaatttaattaaattttttatcacGTATATTTTGAGAGAAATATTCCATTAATTTTAACGTTTTCGAcatgaaaaatacctaattataaaattaaaaatagtataaaaatttaattataaaaaaataataataatataaagaCTTAATTGTAAATTTGGTGAAATATATGTACTTgactaaaaaaatatgtaaagtacatataaaaaagtttaattatttagtAATAACATATTAGATTAACCTATTATAAtaagtttaattattatatcaactaattattttattagaaaaatatataaaacatataaatatatattgataCCTTGCACATTGGTGCAACAAGAACAGCACCATCCCAGAATGAAggatattttttatgaataagtAAGGCCACTGCCCCTCCCATTGATTCCCCATATAAAAACTTGGGCTTGTCCATATACTCTTCAAGCACTGAAAATTCCAAATAATTAATTAGCATGTTTAATTTGAATGCTTAATTTCCAAATATAGAAAAATGGAAATGATAATAGTGAATTATTACCACAAATGGAGTTGAAAAATTGAGAACAGTCATTGACAATGTTTTGAAAGTTGCTAATGTAACAACGAATACCCTCTGAATGTCCATGTCCTTCATAATCCATTCCGAACACTGCATATCTTGCACATGCCAACCTCTCTCCACATTCTACATTCAATAACGCGACACAATAGTATAATCACAACCGTTTTTTTGGATAATCATTTACACGGTCGAtgtaaaaaatagttatttttacta includes:
- the LOC130960884 gene encoding UDP-glucuronic acid decarboxylase 2-like — encoded protein: MGGSSELIFRGHESQPINDDYSPKPNKRWLSFTLNPINYLLREQRLLFTLLGVFIATAFFTLLPSHNTNLNQYDTVPIPYFTQHDSVFPTNHQSNRHVAAVHSFGKVPLGIKRKGLRIVVTGGAGFVGSHLVDRLIARGDSVIVVDNFFTGRKENVMHHFGNPRFELIRHDVVEPLLLEVDQIYHLACPASPVHYKFNPVKTIISNVVGTLNMLGLAKRVGARFLLTSTSEVYGDPLQHPQKETYWGNVNPIGVRSCYDEGKRTAETLTMDYHRGAGVEVRIARIFNTYGPRMCLDDGRVVSNFVAQALRKEPMTVYGDGKQTRSFQYVSDLVEGLMRLMEGEHVGPFNLGNPGEFTMLELAKVVQETIDPDASIEYRPNTEDDPHKRKPDISRAKELLGWEPKVDLRKGLPLMVSDFRQRIFGDHKEGSTVA
- the LOC130960886 gene encoding caffeoylshikimate esterase-like, which codes for MESKFTYQEEYRKNSRGKKLFTCRWLPVSSPKALVFLCHGYGMECSNFMRECGERLACARYAVFGMDYEGHGHSEGIRCYISNFQNIVNDCSQFFNSICVLEEYMDKPKFLYGESMGGAVALLIHKKYPSFWDGAVLVAPMCKISEKVKPNPMVVSLLTSVENIIPKCKIVPSKDVINSAFKDTTKRELIRKNTLIYQDKPRLKTGLEMLRTSLYVEASLEQVTLPFLVLHGDADTVTDPEVSKTLYEKASSIDKTMKLYPGMWHGLTSGEPDENIDIVFKDIISWLDNHANKAGFEAFLEQPNNKNNFVAEVKGRRYLRHSSM